A genomic window from Desulfovibrio legallii includes:
- a CDS encoding LOG family protein has translation MPELQQNIVDDLASVTTESWRTFRIMAEMVEALDVLNALKVNCISLFGSARCTPDMQEYQDAEKISRLLVEAGFGIISGGGPGIMEAANKGAFDAGGESVGLHIQLPHEQGCNKYVKTRCNFRYFFIRKFMFVKYAMAYVVMPGGMGTIDELSEAFVLAQTGRTRPFPIVLYDSSFWSGLLEWLRKSMAGRGFIKEAEIDKLITVCDTPEEVASHLCKIVIL, from the coding sequence ATGCCCGAACTGCAACAGAACATTGTGGACGATCTCGCCTCCGTCACCACCGAATCCTGGCGCACTTTCCGCATCATGGCCGAGATGGTGGAAGCCCTGGACGTGCTCAACGCCCTGAAGGTCAACTGCATTTCCCTCTTCGGCTCGGCCCGCTGCACGCCGGACATGCAGGAATATCAGGACGCCGAAAAAATTTCCCGCCTGCTGGTGGAGGCCGGCTTCGGCATCATTTCCGGCGGCGGTCCCGGCATTATGGAGGCGGCCAACAAAGGGGCCTTTGACGCCGGGGGCGAATCCGTGGGCCTGCACATCCAGCTGCCCCACGAGCAGGGCTGCAACAAATATGTAAAAACGCGCTGCAACTTCCGCTACTTTTTTATCCGCAAGTTCATGTTCGTCAAATACGCCATGGCCTATGTGGTCATGCCCGGCGGCATGGGCACCATCGACGAGCTTTCCGAAGCCTTTGTGCTGGCGCAGACGGGCCGTACCCGCCCCTTCCCCATTGTGCTTTACGATTCCAGCTTCTGGAGCGGCCTGCTGGAATGGCTGCGCAAGAGCATGGCCGGACGGGGCTTCATCAAGGAAGCGGAGATCGATAAGCTCATCACCGTCTGCGACACGCCGGAAGAAGTGGCCAGCCACCTGTGCAAGATCGTGATCCTTTAG
- a CDS encoding GTP-binding protein, with translation MRLVTVAGPPSCGKTSLMTKTCAALREKGLESAVVKFDCLQSRDDALYAAAGIPVSLALSGGLCPDHFFATNLEEAFAWAAGTGAQCCIIETAGLCNRCSPHLRGALALCVIDNLMGIDAPEKIGPMLRLADVVVVTKGDLVSQAEREVYRYRVRQMNKKAIIRHVNGLTGQGSADLAAILAVAPDRASVTDMKLRFAMPAAVCSYCLSEMRIGGRYQKGNVKKAQFGGSPHA, from the coding sequence ATGCGCCTCGTGACCGTGGCCGGGCCGCCTTCCTGCGGCAAGACTTCGCTGATGACCAAGACCTGCGCGGCCCTGCGGGAAAAAGGCCTGGAAAGCGCCGTGGTCAAATTCGACTGTCTGCAGAGCAGGGACGACGCGCTCTACGCGGCAGCAGGCATCCCCGTAAGTCTGGCTCTTTCGGGCGGGCTCTGCCCAGACCATTTTTTTGCCACTAATCTGGAGGAGGCCTTTGCCTGGGCTGCGGGCACCGGGGCGCAGTGCTGCATCATAGAAACCGCCGGCCTGTGCAACCGCTGCTCGCCCCACCTGCGCGGGGCGCTGGCCCTGTGCGTCATCGACAACCTTATGGGCATTGACGCCCCGGAAAAAATCGGCCCCATGCTCCGTCTGGCCGACGTGGTGGTGGTCACCAAGGGGGATCTGGTCTCCCAGGCCGAGCGGGAGGTCTACCGCTACCGGGTGCGACAGATGAACAAAAAGGCCATCATCCGGCATGTAAACGGCCTTACGGGCCAGGGCTCCGCGGATCTGGCCGCCATCCTGGCCGTGGCCCCGGACAGGGCAAGCGTTACAGACATGAAGCTGCGCTTTGCCATGCCCGCGGCGGTCTGCTCCTACTGCCTGAGTGAAATGCGCATCGGCGGGCGCTACCAGAAGGGCAACGTCAAAAAGGCGCAGTTCGGAGGTTCGCCCCATGCCTGA
- a CDS encoding ATP-binding cassette domain-containing protein, whose translation MPERFPAAAALTADLPSAGCPCAHRPTDNDAPDPEDVPQSLRGLTLTAGRDKSARPEAEDIHFKPGEITALLGPTGSGKSRFLADIESLAAADTPTGRVLLLNGRAPDAEARFALQGRLVAQLTQNMNFVLDMGVTDFLRTHALSRQVPDPDQAARHVFAAANALAGEPFGETTPLTQLSGGQSRALMIADTALLSWSPVLLIDEIENAGVDKRKALDLLLTTDKIVVMATHDPVLALAAHRRLVFRHGAVAQVQRRSPEEDAVLVHLEGLEKTLAGVRAALRAGKKISL comes from the coding sequence ATGCCTGAGCGCTTCCCTGCCGCCGCGGCCCTGACCGCCGACCTGCCGTCCGCGGGTTGCCCCTGCGCCCACAGGCCGACCGATAACGACGCGCCGGACCCGGAGGACGTTCCGCAATCCTTGCGGGGCCTGACCCTCACCGCCGGGCGGGACAAATCGGCCCGCCCCGAGGCGGAAGACATCCACTTCAAGCCCGGCGAAATCACCGCCCTGCTGGGGCCCACGGGGTCCGGCAAAAGCCGCTTCCTGGCTGATATCGAATCCCTGGCCGCGGCGGATACGCCCACAGGGCGCGTGCTGCTGCTCAATGGGCGCGCCCCGGACGCGGAGGCCCGCTTTGCCCTGCAGGGCCGCCTGGTGGCGCAGCTGACCCAGAATATGAATTTTGTGCTGGATATGGGGGTAACGGATTTTTTGCGCACCCACGCCCTGAGCCGCCAGGTTCCGGATCCGGATCAGGCCGCCCGGCACGTTTTTGCCGCCGCCAATGCCCTGGCCGGGGAACCCTTCGGCGAGACGACGCCGCTTACCCAGCTTTCGGGCGGGCAGTCGCGGGCCTTGATGATTGCGGATACCGCCCTGCTCAGCTGGTCGCCCGTGCTGCTCATCGATGAAATCGAAAACGCCGGGGTGGACAAGCGCAAGGCGCTGGACCTGCTGCTGACCACGGACAAAATTGTGGTCATGGCCACCCACGATCCCGTGCTGGCCCTGGCCGCGCACCGCCGTCTGGTCTTCCGCCACGGGGCCGTGGCCCAGGTGCAGCGCCGCAGCCCGGAGGAAGACGCGGTGCTTGTCCATCTGGAAGGGCTGGAAAAAACCCTGGCCGGGGTGCGGGCCGCCCTGCGGGCCGGGAAAAAAATTTCCCTCTGA
- a CDS encoding nucleoside deaminase, whose amino-acid sequence MDVALEEARRAAATGEVPVGAALAGADGRLLARAGNAVLRGHDPTAHAEVLALRRAGAALGNYRLTGCVLAVTLEPCAMCAAACVHARLAGVVYGAADPRAGAVISRAELLDAPDANHRLWHMGGVRGQACAALLHAFFEARRPAR is encoded by the coding sequence ATGGATGTGGCCCTGGAGGAGGCCCGCCGGGCGGCGGCCACGGGCGAGGTGCCCGTGGGCGCGGCGCTGGCCGGGGCGGACGGCCGCCTGCTGGCTCGCGCGGGCAACGCTGTGCTGCGGGGGCACGACCCTACCGCCCATGCGGAGGTGCTGGCCCTGCGGCGGGCGGGCGCGGCCCTGGGCAATTACCGCCTGACCGGCTGCGTGCTGGCGGTCACCCTGGAGCCTTGCGCCATGTGCGCGGCGGCCTGCGTGCACGCCCGGCTGGCCGGGGTGGTTTACGGCGCGGCGGATCCGCGCGCCGGGGCCGTCATTTCCCGTGCCGAGCTCCTGGACGCGCCCGATGCCAACCACCGGCTCTGGCATATGGGCGGCGTGCGCGGTCAGGCCTGCGCCGCTTTGCTGCACGCTTTTTTCGAGGCGCGGCGGCCGGCGCGCTGA
- the trmFO gene encoding methylenetetrahydrofolate--tRNA-(uracil(54)-C(5))-methyltransferase (FADH(2)-oxidizing) TrmFO has translation MPLQSVAVVGGGLAGCECALRLAQAGLEVTLFEQKPGRRSPAHVSDHLAELVCSNSLRSDETGSGVGLLKAELRALGSRFMAAADACRVPAGKALAVDREAFAAALTAMVAAQPHIRRVEHCVRGLDDPVLTPFRTADGAVAIAAGPLASEELSASLAAAVGVEHCYFYDAIAPIVWTHSLDMSVVFRASRYGQEQGDAPGEGDYLNCPMTREEYTAFYNALLEARTMQAHAFESERHFEGCMPLEALAQRGERTLTFGPLKPVGFVDPRTGRRPWAVLQLRAENANAETCNLVGCQTKLVQAEQARVFRLVPGLERAEFARYGSMHRNTYVNAPTALTPELELRAAPGIYLAGQITGVEGYVESAACGLWLGMLLAARAHGRDLPPPPPPESALGALLGHLRTPAKRFQPSNVHFGLMPPLDERARKKDRKALYAARAQAAFAAWRATTGEV, from the coding sequence ATGCCTTTGCAATCCGTAGCCGTGGTGGGGGGCGGGCTTGCCGGGTGCGAATGCGCCCTGCGTCTGGCCCAGGCCGGTCTTGAGGTCACCCTTTTTGAACAGAAGCCGGGGCGGCGCTCCCCAGCCCACGTCAGCGATCATCTGGCTGAGCTGGTCTGCTCCAATTCGCTGCGGTCGGACGAAACAGGCTCCGGCGTGGGCCTGCTCAAGGCCGAGCTGCGCGCCCTGGGCAGCCGTTTCATGGCCGCCGCAGACGCCTGCCGCGTGCCTGCCGGCAAGGCCCTGGCCGTGGACCGCGAAGCCTTCGCCGCCGCGCTCACCGCCATGGTGGCGGCCCAGCCGCACATCCGGCGGGTGGAACACTGCGTGCGCGGTCTGGACGATCCCGTGCTGACCCCCTTCCGCACGGCGGATGGGGCCGTGGCCATTGCCGCGGGGCCTCTGGCCTCGGAAGAGCTTTCCGCTTCCCTGGCCGCGGCCGTAGGCGTGGAGCACTGCTACTTTTACGACGCCATTGCGCCCATTGTCTGGACCCACTCCCTGGACATGAGCGTGGTCTTCCGCGCTTCGCGCTACGGCCAGGAGCAGGGGGACGCCCCCGGCGAAGGGGACTACCTCAACTGCCCCATGACCCGCGAGGAATACACGGCCTTTTATAACGCCCTTCTGGAGGCGCGCACCATGCAGGCCCACGCCTTTGAGTCGGAACGGCACTTTGAGGGCTGCATGCCCCTTGAGGCTCTGGCCCAGCGCGGCGAGCGCACCCTGACCTTCGGGCCGCTCAAGCCCGTGGGCTTTGTGGATCCGCGTACGGGCCGCCGCCCCTGGGCCGTGCTGCAGCTGCGGGCCGAAAACGCCAATGCCGAAACCTGCAACCTGGTGGGCTGTCAGACCAAACTGGTGCAGGCCGAGCAGGCCCGCGTCTTCCGCCTGGTGCCCGGCCTGGAACGGGCGGAATTTGCCCGCTACGGCAGCATGCACCGCAATACTTACGTCAATGCGCCCACAGCCCTGACCCCGGAGCTGGAGCTGCGCGCCGCGCCCGGCATCTACCTGGCCGGGCAGATCACCGGGGTGGAAGGCTATGTGGAATCCGCCGCCTGCGGCCTTTGGCTGGGCATGCTGCTGGCGGCCCGCGCCCACGGCCGGGATCTACCCCCGCCGCCGCCGCCGGAAAGCGCCCTGGGCGCGTTGCTGGGGCACCTGCGCACGCCCGCCAAGCGCTTCCAGCCCTCCAATGTTCATTTTGGCCTTATGCCGCCCCTGGACGAACGCGCCCGCAAAAAAGACCGCAAGGCCCTCTACGCCGCCCGCGCTCAGGCCGCCTTTGCCGCCTGGCGCGCAACGACGGGAGAGGTTTGA
- a CDS encoding MBL fold metallo-hydrolase RNA specificity domain-containing protein, which translates to MKVQFLGAAQTVTGSCYMIEANGKRFCVDCGMHQGNKAIEARNRDTAPYRPKDIDFILVTHAHIDHSGLLPRMVREGYAKPIYCTKATGELLELMLEDSAHIQEMEAQSEARKYLRRGLSNPPAALYATEDAQKTARFFHTVDYHKTFEPAPGIRVTYYDAGHILGSGSLRLEADENGRTTSMIFSGDIGRPQSLIVRSPEEPPQADYVFMESTYGDRDHKDESLSDAELAEAIAYSYGKGEKVIIPAFAVERTQEVLYCLHVLNKQGKLPADMPVFVDSPLAIRATEVFERHRKLFDDDAQKMLSNGDNPFALPNLHYTLSAAESQAINVYKGPAIVISASGMCNAGRVRHHLRHNIWRPGASIVFVGYQAAGTPGRQIVEKAKKITLFGEDVEVAARIFTINGFSAHAGQSQLLDWIAPLLAGRCAKVVLTHGETRAQNTLAGLMEQKFGVRPIIAAYLEEMVLEGCEVAATVRHETLAHPRVDWAFLTTEVERKWGLFKGRLEDVERRPWVEQTDLQDAVEKLDYALTRLLSRM; encoded by the coding sequence ATGAAGGTCCAATTTCTGGGCGCGGCGCAGACCGTGACCGGCTCCTGCTACATGATTGAAGCCAACGGCAAGCGCTTTTGCGTGGATTGCGGCATGCACCAGGGCAACAAGGCCATTGAGGCCCGCAACCGGGATACTGCGCCCTACCGGCCCAAAGACATTGATTTCATCCTCGTCACCCACGCCCACATCGACCACTCCGGCCTGCTGCCCAGAATGGTGCGCGAGGGCTACGCCAAGCCCATCTACTGCACCAAGGCCACGGGCGAACTGCTGGAGCTTATGCTGGAAGACAGCGCCCATATTCAGGAAATGGAAGCCCAAAGCGAGGCCAGAAAATACCTGCGGCGCGGCCTCAGCAACCCGCCAGCCGCCCTCTACGCCACCGAAGACGCGCAAAAAACCGCCCGTTTTTTTCATACTGTAGATTACCACAAGACCTTTGAACCCGCCCCAGGCATCCGCGTCACCTACTACGACGCCGGCCACATCCTGGGTTCGGGCAGCCTGCGCCTGGAGGCCGACGAAAACGGCCGCACCACCAGCATGATCTTTTCCGGCGACATAGGCCGCCCCCAGTCCCTCATCGTGCGCAGCCCGGAGGAACCCCCGCAGGCGGACTACGTCTTCATGGAATCCACCTACGGCGACCGCGACCACAAGGACGAATCCCTGAGCGACGCCGAACTCGCCGAAGCCATCGCCTACAGTTACGGCAAGGGCGAAAAGGTCATCATCCCCGCCTTTGCGGTGGAGCGCACCCAGGAGGTGCTCTACTGCCTGCATGTGCTCAACAAGCAGGGCAAGCTGCCCGCGGATATGCCCGTCTTTGTGGACAGCCCCCTGGCCATCCGCGCCACAGAGGTTTTCGAGCGCCACCGCAAGCTCTTTGACGACGACGCCCAGAAAATGCTCAGCAACGGCGACAACCCCTTTGCCCTGCCCAACCTGCACTACACCCTTTCCGCCGCCGAGTCGCAGGCCATCAACGTCTACAAGGGCCCGGCCATCGTCATTTCGGCCAGCGGCATGTGCAACGCGGGCCGCGTGCGCCACCACCTGCGCCACAACATCTGGCGGCCCGGAGCCAGCATCGTCTTTGTGGGCTACCAGGCCGCGGGCACGCCCGGCCGTCAGATTGTGGAAAAAGCAAAAAAAATAACCCTGTTCGGCGAAGATGTGGAGGTGGCCGCGCGCATCTTCACCATCAACGGCTTTTCCGCCCACGCGGGGCAAAGTCAGCTTCTGGACTGGATCGCCCCGCTGCTGGCGGGCCGCTGCGCCAAGGTAGTGCTGACCCACGGCGAAACCAGGGCTCAGAACACGCTGGCCGGGCTTATGGAGCAAAAATTCGGCGTCCGTCCTATCATCGCCGCCTACCTGGAGGAAATGGTCCTGGAAGGCTGCGAGGTGGCCGCCACAGTGCGCCACGAAACCCTTGCCCACCCCCGGGTGGACTGGGCCTTCCTTACCACCGAGGTGGAACGCAAGTGGGGCCTGTTCAAAGGACGGCTGGAAGACGTGGAGCGCCGCCCCTGGGTGGAGCAGACAGACCTCCAGGACGCTGTGGAAAAGCTGGATTACGCCCTTACTCGCCTGCTCTCGCGGATGTAA